The following proteins come from a genomic window of Candidatus Lokiarchaeota archaeon:
- a CDS encoding DUF87 domain-containing protein: MDYAPIETKLGTVVCTSNGPSVNAFDFVLEDETPSVRRGEFVSSVVQEGVTVIARVHDLVRTNRYFEHAEAVREYQSRGQSLRSMFPTDRWQYTIAQTQVIGFWADNRAIRPYSAVPPGATVTRVDEDILNAFLKLDKEDGLNLGTLGHHDLKFVPSMNRLLSKHLAILAMSGAGKSYFVSVLLEELLSRTKEEGRLAVVVVDVHGEYTYLKEMSGDDLGKSNLDLDIEHIRASHFQIPVISLSADAIGALVAGMSSVQRRELRKVISRMRSHSRSGYTLRDVITTVREDDNINTNTKEALIGWLLNLDDTSLFGKEPTPRIEKAIRPGKLLLIDLSDFVSLKKKQILVSYLANELLYLRRSGRIPPFLLVLEEAHQFCPESRREIAIPKDRIETIAREGRKFFALLCLISQR, encoded by the coding sequence ATGGATTACGCTCCTATAGAAACAAAGCTTGGAACCGTTGTTTGCACAAGTAATGGCCCTAGCGTTAATGCTTTTGATTTCGTTCTTGAAGATGAAACACCCTCTGTGCGGCGGGGTGAATTTGTTTCTTCTGTTGTGCAAGAAGGCGTGACGGTGATAGCTCGTGTACATGATTTGGTGCGAACAAATCGTTACTTCGAACATGCTGAGGCTGTACGAGAATACCAGTCACGTGGTCAGTCACTCCGTTCTATGTTTCCAACCGATCGTTGGCAATATACAATAGCTCAAACACAGGTAATCGGATTCTGGGCTGATAACCGGGCAATTCGTCCGTATTCAGCAGTTCCTCCAGGAGCCACGGTCACAAGAGTAGATGAAGATATACTGAATGCCTTCCTCAAATTGGACAAAGAGGACGGCCTGAATCTTGGGACGCTTGGACATCATGATCTCAAATTCGTACCTTCAATGAACCGCCTTTTATCAAAGCATCTTGCAATCTTGGCAATGAGTGGGGCTGGGAAATCGTACTTTGTTTCAGTCTTACTCGAGGAGCTGCTCTCACGAACTAAAGAAGAAGGAAGACTCGCTGTTGTAGTTGTTGACGTGCATGGCGAGTATACGTACCTGAAGGAAATGAGTGGAGATGACCTTGGGAAATCTAATTTGGACCTCGATATCGAGCACATTCGAGCATCCCACTTCCAAATCCCTGTTATTTCTCTCAGTGCTGATGCTATTGGGGCTCTTGTTGCGGGAATGAGCTCTGTTCAGCGACGCGAACTCCGCAAAGTAATTTCTAGGATGCGCAGTCATTCGCGATCCGGATACACACTCCGCGATGTCATTACAACTGTGCGAGAAGACGATAATATCAATACGAACACCAAAGAAGCCCTCATCGGATGGCTGCTCAATTTGGACGATACATCTCTTTTTGGCAAAGAACCCACCCCCAGAATCGAGAAAGCAATCCGCCCCGGCAAACTTCTACTAATCGACTTGAGTGACTTCGTGAGTCTGAAGAAGAAGCAAATCCTCGTATCTTACTTGGCTAACGAGCTTCTCTATCTTAGACGATCCGGACGAATACCACCGTTTCTACTAGTCTTGGAAGAAGCCCACCAGTTCTGTCCAGAAAGCCGCAGAGAAATCGCTATTCCAAAAGATCGTATAGAAACAATTGCCAGGGAGGGACGAAAATTCTTTGCCTTGTTATGTCTGATTTCTCAACG
- a CDS encoding CTP synthase, whose protein sequence is MSNQSFETRFVFVTGGVLSGIGKGVTTASLAKLFQFRDYNIRIIKIDPYLNIDPGTLNPIEHGEVFVTDEPWIFNPAGDFEFKISEIDLDFGTYERFTGMQVHPSQNITSGQIYTSVILGERKGSFLGRTVQIIPHVTDQIQSRIWDVVRKKPVPDVLLVEIGGTVGDIEAMPFLEAVRQLAIDVGRNRVAFVHVTLVPFLQSTGEFKTKPTQHSVRTLQGLGLQADVIVCRAESELGEPEKSKIALFCNVSEDRVISNPDIPVIYRLPLFFEEQNLGNILIDHLGMEQKEPQTDMWREMVQSFETPTKKVVIGMPGKYTTLSDSYKSINVALSHAAAALGAKVERKWIETEDCSGKESIESDLDSVDGVLLTPGFGERGVEGMIYAATVALESKMPFLGICYGAQLGTVAFAREVMGWDGAHTTEVDEASLYPVIDLLDEQKSIESKGGTMRLGGQEVRIVEGTHLHEVYNTSRTRERFRHRFHLIDRYVNKMKNKGLVVSAYDGTGRIINAIEIDEHPFWIGVQYHPEFKSRPDEPHPLYVQFIKAALEQRKKRGK, encoded by the coding sequence TTGAGTAATCAAAGCTTTGAAACACGTTTCGTATTCGTAACGGGTGGAGTACTATCGGGAATTGGTAAAGGTGTAACAACCGCGTCTTTAGCGAAGCTGTTTCAGTTCAGAGACTACAATATTCGAATAATCAAAATCGATCCATATCTCAATATTGACCCCGGAACGCTTAATCCAATTGAGCATGGCGAGGTCTTTGTTACTGACGAACCCTGGATATTTAATCCAGCTGGCGATTTTGAATTTAAGATATCTGAAATCGACCTAGATTTTGGCACCTATGAACGGTTTACAGGTATGCAGGTTCACCCTTCACAGAATATAACCTCTGGACAGATTTATACTTCGGTGATTTTAGGTGAGCGAAAAGGCAGTTTCTTAGGCCGTACCGTTCAGATTATTCCCCATGTAACCGATCAAATCCAATCGCGAATATGGGATGTAGTTAGGAAGAAACCAGTTCCTGATGTTCTACTCGTGGAAATCGGGGGGACTGTTGGTGACATTGAAGCAATGCCATTTCTAGAAGCAGTCAGACAATTGGCTATTGACGTTGGTAGAAATCGAGTTGCCTTTGTCCACGTTACTCTTGTCCCTTTTCTTCAATCTACTGGTGAATTCAAAACAAAACCTACCCAGCACAGTGTTCGCACACTTCAAGGATTAGGTCTACAAGCCGACGTGATAGTCTGCAGGGCAGAAAGCGAATTGGGTGAACCCGAGAAGAGCAAAATTGCATTATTCTGCAATGTATCTGAAGACCGAGTGATTTCAAATCCCGATATCCCCGTAATCTATCGTTTGCCATTATTCTTTGAGGAACAGAATCTTGGAAACATTCTCATAGATCATCTAGGTATGGAACAAAAGGAACCTCAAACAGATATGTGGAGAGAAATGGTCCAATCCTTTGAAACGCCAACAAAGAAGGTCGTAATTGGCATGCCTGGGAAATACACCACACTTAGCGACTCATACAAGAGCATAAATGTCGCGTTATCACATGCAGCTGCTGCTCTCGGTGCCAAGGTTGAAAGGAAGTGGATTGAGACGGAAGATTGTTCTGGCAAAGAATCTATTGAATCAGATTTGGATTCGGTAGACGGTGTTCTATTGACTCCTGGATTTGGTGAACGCGGTGTTGAAGGCATGATATATGCTGCTACAGTGGCGCTGGAATCGAAAATGCCGTTTCTAGGGATTTGCTATGGTGCTCAGTTGGGCACAGTCGCTTTTGCCAGGGAAGTAATGGGCTGGGATGGTGCTCATACTACGGAGGTAGATGAAGCAAGTCTCTATCCCGTAATAGATCTCTTGGACGAACAAAAATCAATTGAAAGCAAAGGTGGAACGATGCGTCTTGGAGGCCAAGAGGTGCGAATTGTGGAAGGCACTCATCTTCACGAAGTATACAATACATCAAGGACGCGGGAGCGTTTTCGGCACCGATTCCATCTTATTGACCGTTATGTGAATAAAATGAAGAACAAGGGTTTGGTGGTTTCTGCTTATGATGGAACTGGTAGAATAATCAACGCTATAGAGATAGATGAGCATCCTTTCTGGATTGGCGTTCAGTATCATCCTGAGTTTAAATCTCGCCCCGATGAACCGCATCCACTATACGTTCAGTTCATTAAGGCCGCGCTAGAACAAAGGAAAAAGAGAGGCAAGTAG
- a CDS encoding HD domain-containing protein: protein MEFDIDINDPVHGFISLTATEAEIIDTVAFQRLRFVKQLSGGHFVYPTAEHTRFSHSLGVMYIAGRIGRRIISQMGIPEDTLQDVRIAALLHDLGHGPFSHVFEEVLGEKRELNHEDVTEWLIRESEIADILDESTASKDRICDLVRGRANNKIDAVLSGIVAGQVDSDKMDYLIRDSFYCGVNYGLVDIYRLANSIFVSDKGMIEFDLAARGALESFLVARYEMFLNVYYHKTVRSVEIMLIQMMKAADRILNLTSFSTPNEFLRLHDYSVLSQIRRIDENTSPAAQEASELVDLLDNRILYKSAFEKVLHTKDHFVSKILTKPKVRGSIEQEIASNADISPSQVIVDVPTLPSVPYNPHQLDPMEVSIFELIDGKRHSRNLSDYSNIAEMMKVYLDVIRVYTTDEHRTKVGQAAREIFQEVPDAALIHM from the coding sequence TTGGAGTTTGATATTGATATTAACGATCCTGTTCATGGTTTTATTAGTCTCACAGCTACTGAAGCTGAAATCATCGATACCGTTGCTTTTCAGCGGCTTAGATTTGTAAAGCAGCTTTCGGGAGGTCACTTTGTCTATCCCACCGCAGAGCATACCCGTTTCAGTCATTCATTAGGTGTGATGTACATAGCAGGCCGCATTGGTAGAAGAATCATCAGCCAAATGGGCATTCCTGAGGATACACTCCAAGATGTCCGGATAGCTGCACTTCTTCATGACTTGGGACATGGCCCATTTAGCCATGTATTCGAAGAAGTACTTGGTGAGAAGCGCGAGTTAAATCATGAAGATGTTACAGAATGGCTGATAAGAGAGAGCGAAATTGCAGACATTTTAGATGAGAGCACTGCTTCCAAAGACCGAATCTGTGATTTAGTACGTGGTCGCGCGAATAACAAGATAGATGCAGTTCTTAGCGGCATTGTTGCAGGTCAAGTAGATTCCGACAAGATGGACTATCTAATACGTGACTCCTTCTACTGTGGAGTTAATTATGGACTTGTTGACATCTACCGACTAGCTAATAGTATATTCGTTTCGGACAAAGGTATGATTGAATTTGATTTGGCTGCTAGAGGTGCCTTGGAATCATTCCTAGTAGCAAGATATGAAATGTTTCTAAATGTGTATTATCACAAGACCGTTCGAAGTGTTGAGATTATGCTTATACAAATGATGAAGGCTGCCGATCGCATCCTCAATCTAACGAGTTTCTCTACACCTAATGAATTCTTACGACTCCATGACTATTCTGTATTATCTCAGATTCGTCGTATTGATGAAAACACTTCACCTGCAGCTCAAGAGGCTTCAGAACTTGTGGATCTTCTAGACAATCGTATTTTGTATAAATCTGCATTTGAGAAAGTTTTGCATACAAAAGACCATTTTGTCTCCAAGATTCTGACAAAACCAAAAGTTCGAGGAAGTATAGAACAAGAAATCGCTTCAAATGCCGATATTTCGCCTTCACAAGTAATCGTTGATGTACCTACACTACCTTCAGTACCTTATAACCCCCATCAATTGGATCCTATGGAAGTAAGTATCTTCGAATTGATAGACGGAAAGCGGCATTCTCGTAATCTGTCCGATTATTCGAATATTGCGGAGATGATGAAGGTATATCTTGATGTAATCCGCGTATATACCACAGACGAACATAGAACAAAAGTAGGTCAAGCTGCCAGAGAAATCTTTCAAGAGGTGCCGGATGCTGCTCTGATTCATATGTAA
- a CDS encoding helix-turn-helix domain-containing protein, translating to MEPGDSLHRLAEAMAGEICLAENNPGAVMKRWREKFQISQKSLAEHLDVSPSVISDYESGRRKSPRVDTIRRFVEGLLEIDAENGSRIALAFKKLLAPEIASDALLDSREFGFPIPARLLVNQLDCKILTHSNLLDRDIYGYTALDSVKAIVNLTPKQLLRLYGGTTQRAAILTNVSTGRSPMVAIKASQIGTSVAVKPAVVVIQGVEELDPLAVRIADSIHVPLCISELETTEALIRNIRSFEPKL from the coding sequence ATGGAACCGGGAGACTCACTGCATCGATTGGCTGAAGCAATGGCCGGGGAAATATGTCTAGCTGAAAATAACCCTGGTGCAGTAATGAAACGGTGGCGAGAGAAATTTCAGATTTCCCAGAAAAGCCTTGCAGAACATCTGGATGTTTCCCCATCAGTCATTAGTGATTATGAAAGTGGGCGGCGAAAATCTCCGCGTGTTGACACCATACGCAGATTCGTTGAGGGTCTCCTTGAAATTGATGCAGAAAATGGTAGCCGGATTGCATTAGCTTTTAAAAAGCTCTTAGCTCCAGAGATTGCTTCTGATGCTCTTCTAGACAGTCGTGAATTTGGTTTTCCTATTCCCGCCAGACTATTAGTGAATCAATTGGATTGTAAAATCTTAACTCATAGCAACCTACTCGATCGTGATATATATGGGTACACAGCTTTGGATAGCGTAAAGGCAATAGTTAATCTTACTCCCAAACAATTACTCCGTTTGTATGGTGGCACTACGCAGAGAGCAGCTATTCTTACCAATGTCTCTACTGGGAGATCTCCGATGGTAGCCATAAAGGCAAGCCAAATAGGTACATCGGTAGCAGTGAAACCTGCAGTTGTTGTCATCCAAGGAGTAGAAGAATTAGATCCTTTGGCGGTCAGAATCGCAGACAGCATTCATGTTCCTTTGTGCATATCCGAGCTAGAAACAACGGAGGCTCTGATAAGGAACATAAGATCTTTTGAGCCCAAGCTCTAG
- a CDS encoding GTPase (homodimeric GPN-loop GTPase), translated as MVLLMLWTFIVGTAGSGKSLLAASMEKWLTSSEMSVTVVNLDPGVESPPYTSDVDIREYVDYWELMDKFNLGPNGGLVASIDMAVNQIEDFRQEILDMGRDYVIVDCPGQMELFAYRNSGPLMVSSLKGQDIGLSLYLLDSNIARTPKGYLSSILLGVSINIRFGLPQLNVLSKPDILTKEEVDRIVEWSSNQFVLEEAVDATTQGLVRQYSRSILRLLDDTQRGATVIPVSGKMMTGMEHLYGEMQRIFAGGEDYSPGW; from the coding sequence TTGGTTTTGTTGATGCTCTGGACATTCATTGTCGGTACAGCGGGTTCAGGAAAGTCTCTGTTAGCAGCATCCATGGAAAAATGGCTAACATCTTCTGAAATGAGTGTGACCGTAGTAAATCTGGATCCAGGCGTTGAATCTCCACCCTACACCAGCGACGTTGATATTCGTGAGTATGTAGATTACTGGGAGTTGATGGACAAGTTCAACTTAGGGCCAAACGGTGGCCTTGTAGCTTCAATAGATATGGCGGTAAATCAGATTGAAGATTTTAGGCAAGAGATACTGGATATGGGGCGGGACTATGTTATTGTAGACTGTCCCGGCCAGATGGAGCTTTTCGCATATCGAAATTCCGGCCCGCTGATGGTTTCCAGTTTGAAAGGTCAGGATATTGGTCTCTCACTCTATCTGTTAGATTCGAATATTGCTCGAACTCCAAAGGGTTACTTATCTTCTATATTGCTTGGCGTATCGATTAACATCCGTTTTGGTCTTCCTCAGTTGAACGTACTTAGTAAACCAGATATTCTCACGAAGGAAGAAGTTGACCGAATAGTAGAATGGTCAAGCAACCAATTCGTATTGGAAGAGGCCGTTGATGCCACCACGCAGGGCCTAGTACGTCAATACTCCAGATCCATACTGAGGCTTCTTGATGATACACAGCGGGGAGCAACCGTCATTCCGGTCTCTGGGAAAATGATGACCGGGATGGAGCATCTTTATGGGGAAATGCAGCGAATATTCGCTGGAGGGGAAGACTACAGTCCAGGATGGTAA
- a CDS encoding methyltransferase domain-containing protein: MQLPQFFVFLSGENQSLGINETEALLELRGVNPDISWFGRLGVFETEDDHTRFLRKRGAMLKYSGVVIAEIRAAIKEIEYISESKIESVIGHEQSFRIRTQSLDSDDDKELRKRMTVTLGRMIKTVTGASVSLENPDVEFRLFVLGEVVFVCKSIESDLRSHLVKKQSKRLPSFHPSVMNALVAMSMCNLAKLERNHVVLDPYCGVGGILFEASRIGCRVIGMDVEWLRLRGAKNNLVSLEDGEFNLLQGDARSIPLRGCDRIVTDPPYGRASSTYGSKVSNLLSTLLEQIPELLNKEGRACICSCSEMELYKLAEEMGFTIERKVSIRVHRSLTREIIVLKN; this comes from the coding sequence GTGCAATTGCCGCAGTTCTTTGTGTTTCTGAGCGGAGAAAACCAGTCGCTAGGAATAAATGAAACGGAAGCATTGCTAGAATTAAGGGGTGTAAATCCCGATATTTCTTGGTTTGGTAGACTGGGCGTTTTTGAAACTGAGGATGATCATACCAGGTTTCTTCGAAAAAGAGGGGCGATGCTCAAGTACAGTGGAGTAGTCATCGCAGAAATAAGAGCAGCAATTAAGGAAATCGAGTATATTTCCGAGTCAAAGATAGAATCCGTAATTGGGCATGAGCAATCCTTTCGCATAAGAACACAGTCCCTAGATTCCGATGATGATAAAGAATTGAGAAAAAGGATGACAGTTACTCTTGGTAGGATGATAAAAACGGTCACAGGAGCAAGCGTGTCTCTGGAAAATCCAGATGTGGAATTCCGGCTCTTTGTGCTGGGAGAGGTGGTGTTTGTCTGTAAATCGATTGAGTCTGATTTGCGTTCCCATCTTGTTAAGAAACAGTCTAAGAGGCTTCCATCATTTCATCCTTCAGTTATGAATGCGTTAGTAGCAATGTCAATGTGTAATCTAGCCAAGCTAGAAAGAAATCATGTAGTTTTGGATCCGTATTGTGGTGTTGGAGGAATACTGTTTGAAGCGTCAAGAATTGGCTGCAGAGTCATTGGGATGGATGTGGAATGGCTGCGTTTGAGGGGGGCCAAGAATAATCTCGTGAGCTTGGAAGATGGAGAATTCAACTTACTTCAAGGTGATGCCCGATCTATACCTTTGCGTGGTTGTGATAGAATTGTTACAGATCCACCGTACGGTCGGGCGAGCTCTACATATGGATCCAAAGTCAGTAATCTTCTTTCTACATTATTAGAACAGATACCCGAACTACTAAACAAAGAGGGGAGAGCTTGTATATGCAGTTGCAGCGAGATGGAGCTTTACAAGCTTGCAGAGGAGATGGGGTTTACCATTGAAAGAAAGGTTAGTATCAGAGTTCATCGAAGTCTGACCAGAGAAATAATCGTGTTGAAGAACTAA
- a CDS encoding AAA family ATPase, which produces MDLILIAGMPGSGKTEVADEFSKAGIPVITMGDVIRMETRRRGLEPDSINTKSVMLDMRQKDGPGAVAKRCIPKLDELESNIATIEGCRSLSEVEVFEDYSETVKILCVHASPSTRFKRLRDRDRKDAPLDWESFRERDLREISVGLGGVIALSDIMLVNEGTIDEIRNLAQEKIEVFKSS; this is translated from the coding sequence ATGGATTTAATCTTGATTGCGGGTATGCCCGGCTCAGGAAAGACCGAAGTTGCTGATGAATTCAGCAAAGCTGGAATTCCCGTTATTACAATGGGTGATGTTATTAGAATGGAGACCCGACGGCGCGGATTGGAACCCGACTCAATCAATACTAAAAGCGTAATGCTCGATATGCGCCAAAAAGATGGTCCCGGAGCTGTCGCAAAGAGGTGCATTCCTAAACTCGATGAGTTAGAATCTAATATCGCAACAATCGAAGGTTGTAGAAGCCTTTCAGAGGTTGAAGTATTTGAGGACTACTCAGAAACCGTAAAGATTCTTTGTGTTCATGCTTCACCCTCTACAAGATTCAAGAGATTACGGGATCGTGACCGAAAGGATGCTCCATTGGATTGGGAGTCTTTCAGGGAACGGGACTTGCGAGAGATTTCAGTAGGACTTGGTGGGGTCATTGCGTTAAGTGACATAATGCTGGTAAATGAAGGAACAATCGATGAAATTCGCAATCTAGCACAAGAAAAAATTGAGGTGTTCAAATCAAGTTGA
- the thpR gene encoding RNA 2',3'-cyclic phosphodiesterase — protein sequence MELSDSVRAFLSIDIEDEDLLSRINQVQSKLDQDAAKMKLMSQENIHFTLKFFGDTNPGRLDEIKKSLEDLSFQPFRIGLEGVGVFPALRRPRIIWIGVSNNSEKFKHLKRMVDDRIRKLGYKPERRKYTPHATIARVRHVRNKRDIVSCIDGLSGVTIGEMIIDSIKMKKSTLTSSGPIYDTLWAIESSRENR from the coding sequence ATTGAGTTGAGTGATTCGGTGAGAGCCTTTCTAAGTATAGATATTGAGGATGAAGATTTGCTTTCTAGGATAAATCAAGTTCAATCGAAGCTCGACCAAGATGCTGCTAAGATGAAGCTTATGTCACAGGAAAATATCCATTTTACCTTGAAATTCTTTGGCGATACAAATCCTGGAAGACTCGACGAAATCAAAAAAAGTCTGGAGGATTTGAGCTTTCAACCTTTTAGAATTGGATTGGAAGGGGTTGGCGTCTTTCCCGCTCTTCGACGCCCAAGAATCATCTGGATCGGGGTTTCAAATAACTCGGAGAAATTCAAGCACTTGAAAAGGATGGTAGATGATAGAATTCGGAAATTGGGATATAAACCCGAGCGCAGGAAATATACACCCCATGCAACGATAGCACGGGTGCGTCATGTAAGAAACAAGCGCGATATTGTAAGCTGTATCGATGGTCTATCAGGGGTTACAATCGGTGAAATGATTATTGATTCCATTAAAATGAAGAAGAGCACCTTAACCTCTTCCGGTCCGATATACGACACTCTATGGGCAATAGAATCTAGCAGGGAGAATAGATAG
- a CDS encoding histone deacetylase, with translation MSTGIFYHPAYEKHMLSPGHPERPARVKAIIENLQQESLLRDNRARIVTPSKAQLDSIYSVHDAQYIRNIKNKSEQGGGWFTLDTSSNEHTYEAALLSAGGGIDAVEGVLSGLYDNAYVVCRPPGHHAEYSRAMGFCYINNIAVAASYLINEKGLDRVLILDYDAHHGNGTQNAFYSDDRVLYLGIHQDGRTLFPGTGSLEELGNNRGKGYNVNFPMYPGSGDQSYSLVFDSIIEDLFDVYHPEFLLVSAGFDCHYSDRLTNLGLTMSGIANINSRLAKLASKHTGGKIAYFLEGGYELNVLAKGSSSLVRELLDLKGKSLEKGYQEKKKTIDYTKSLVDDVRNRLQDLIF, from the coding sequence ATGTCTACAGGTATCTTCTATCATCCCGCATATGAAAAGCATATGCTAAGTCCGGGGCATCCAGAGAGACCCGCACGTGTAAAGGCTATAATCGAAAATCTACAACAGGAATCCCTATTGAGGGATAACAGGGCACGGATTGTCACACCCTCGAAAGCACAGTTGGATTCGATATACAGCGTGCACGATGCTCAATATATCAGAAATATCAAGAATAAGTCTGAACAGGGGGGAGGATGGTTCACACTGGATACGTCATCTAACGAACACACCTATGAAGCAGCGTTACTATCCGCAGGTGGAGGAATAGATGCAGTGGAAGGGGTACTTAGCGGTTTATACGATAATGCATATGTAGTCTGTAGACCGCCAGGACATCATGCGGAGTATTCACGAGCGATGGGTTTCTGTTACATAAACAACATAGCAGTGGCTGCAAGCTATCTAATCAATGAAAAAGGACTTGATAGAGTTCTGATTTTGGACTATGATGCACATCATGGTAACGGAACACAGAATGCATTCTATTCGGATGATAGAGTTCTTTACCTTGGCATTCATCAGGATGGTAGAACACTCTTTCCTGGAACCGGTTCACTTGAAGAACTTGGAAACAATAGAGGAAAGGGGTACAACGTGAATTTCCCCATGTATCCTGGAAGTGGGGACCAGTCATATTCACTTGTCTTTGACAGCATAATTGAGGATCTATTTGATGTGTATCATCCCGAATTTCTGTTAGTTTCAGCAGGCTTCGACTGTCACTACAGCGATAGGTTGACTAACTTAGGCTTAACCATGTCAGGGATTGCAAATATCAATTCGAGGCTGGCTAAACTCGCTTCAAAACACACGGGGGGTAAGATAGCTTACTTCCTAGAGGGGGGTTATGAGCTAAATGTTCTTGCAAAAGGGTCTTCTAGCTTGGTCCGAGAGCTCCTTGATCTAAAAGGAAAATCACTGGAAAAAGGATACCAAGAGAAGAAAAAGACCATCGATTATACAAAGTCGTTGGTTGACGATGTTAGAAACCGCCTGCAAGACTTAATTTTCTGA